The Halodesulfovibrio sp. MK-HDV genome includes a window with the following:
- a CDS encoding alpha/beta hydrolase, with translation MVRKRISLWIVACFFVQITACSTFLPVQRHLAQPVSCMPNVHENMDGLLLDNGLICSSASIPQAFPVITRTIPNLEYPLFSVKRRNTGLDNPVSFWRRGCAGLYQIASAPAKLVVIYINGYNGRPTGWKRIFAELQELAVTHIFFNYPTGDSLETTAVVLSELLRSNAPQLQGKSIVLLGHSQGGFIAIRTTQLLSQQASTPTISHIVTIVTPWDGCKLAKYAKLVNPLSPRVFEDIDTDSAFIHQVKASALPSTTKYTLIYGSTLKSHTTDNPNDELFSVKNQLATGSTITPTSTHCVITSHSKSLRANGVSELIKKYVEQCLITATLESH, from the coding sequence ATGGTACGCAAGAGAATTTCTTTATGGATTGTAGCTTGTTTCTTCGTGCAGATTACCGCATGCAGCACTTTTCTTCCTGTACAACGCCATTTAGCCCAACCAGTAAGCTGTATGCCAAATGTTCATGAGAATATGGACGGACTGTTACTGGATAATGGGTTAATTTGCTCGTCTGCTTCTATCCCCCAAGCTTTTCCCGTTATAACTCGTACCATTCCCAATTTAGAATACCCATTGTTTAGTGTTAAGCGTAGAAATACCGGTTTGGATAATCCGGTTTCATTCTGGCGCCGCGGCTGTGCTGGATTGTACCAAATAGCCTCCGCTCCGGCGAAGTTGGTTGTTATTTATATCAACGGATACAACGGCAGGCCTACAGGCTGGAAACGAATCTTTGCAGAGCTACAGGAATTAGCAGTCACGCATATCTTTTTTAACTACCCTACAGGTGATTCGCTTGAAACTACAGCTGTTGTTCTTTCAGAACTGCTACGCAGCAACGCACCTCAGTTACAAGGTAAAAGTATAGTTTTGCTTGGCCACTCTCAAGGTGGGTTTATTGCAATTCGTACTACTCAGTTACTTAGCCAACAGGCATCCACACCTACTATTAGCCATATAGTTACAATTGTGACTCCGTGGGATGGCTGCAAGCTGGCTAAATATGCAAAACTTGTTAATCCTCTCAGCCCCAGAGTTTTCGAGGATATTGACACGGATAGTGCCTTTATTCATCAGGTAAAAGCAAGTGCACTGCCTTCCACAACCAAATACACTTTGATTTATGGTTCGACTTTGAAATCACATACAACTGACAATCCTAATGATGAACTTTTTTCTGTAAAAAATCAGCTTGCTACAGGTTCCACGATTACGCCCACGTCTACCCATTGCGTAATAACTAGTCATTCAAAATCATTACGAGCAAATGGCGTGTCCGAGTTAATAAAGAAATATGTTGAACAATGCTTGATAACGGCAACGCTTGAATCGCATTAA
- a CDS encoding molybdopterin-dependent oxidoreductase produces the protein MRFFSHFESTKFSFWVSAYRGHNPANTFNAYYQQINAALKRNAKLIVIDPRCTKMAAKADKWLQVKPGTDGALALGMVYLMLKQKLYHTDFVSNWTNAPLLVRHDTGELLRASSFDPAIGDENIFAVIDPKTRQAAPYVSGKTLGFLPELEAEVEVPLKNGKTVWCKTVFSELKLSVALYTPEYVEEKTSIPADLLVDTVRMIVENSPSCWYSFNGVEQNLNATQTNRAICLFYALTGDYDHQGGNVINSPLPLLDYPFGFEFVTPEMFKKNIALSEHPLGPAGTLLSVPPHMVCKAIEEGHPYPVKGLIVFGANTISANPDSKKTMEALKQLDFHVHIDHFLNPTAQLADIVLPAATFWEAGSVGYPLAFEGNKWVLQWREPVAAPRGESKDVLWIIFELANRLGFTDNFWGGSIEAAFEHMLQPTGISLDTLKEREGGVFIQGPVAYQKYREKGFSSITGRVELFSQPLKDIGQAPLPEWKDPHTIFADAGISIDKYPFMLITAKLREFCQSQHRALPSLRKKHPHPFLEINSDKAEDLGIVAGDVVVLETMHGKIRLQARLTQKLARDVVCTQHGWWQACPDLGYSGEDIYSAEGANVNLLCSTQFTDEVSGSVHMRGLPCNVRKRTNDLSPNVGCFVNEKE, from the coding sequence GTGCGGTTCTTTTCTCATTTTGAGAGTACAAAATTCTCATTTTGGGTGTCAGCTTACAGGGGACACAACCCTGCGAACACCTTTAATGCATATTATCAACAGATCAACGCTGCGTTAAAAAGAAACGCCAAACTTATTGTCATTGACCCGAGATGCACGAAAATGGCCGCAAAGGCTGATAAGTGGTTGCAGGTCAAACCAGGCACAGATGGCGCTCTGGCTTTGGGCATGGTTTACCTAATGTTGAAACAGAAACTGTATCACACCGATTTTGTAAGTAATTGGACAAACGCTCCGTTACTTGTTCGGCATGATACTGGTGAGTTACTTCGCGCATCATCTTTTGATCCGGCAATTGGTGACGAAAACATATTCGCGGTTATAGACCCAAAAACAAGACAAGCTGCACCATATGTTTCTGGAAAGACGCTAGGCTTTTTGCCGGAGCTAGAAGCAGAAGTTGAAGTACCATTGAAAAACGGGAAAACAGTATGGTGTAAGACTGTTTTTAGTGAGCTGAAACTCTCTGTTGCATTGTATACGCCAGAATATGTCGAAGAAAAAACATCAATTCCTGCAGACCTTCTTGTTGATACGGTTCGTATGATTGTCGAAAACAGTCCTTCCTGTTGGTATTCTTTTAATGGCGTAGAGCAGAATCTCAATGCGACTCAAACCAACCGAGCCATTTGCCTATTTTACGCATTGACCGGAGACTATGACCATCAAGGCGGAAATGTGATCAATTCACCGCTTCCGCTTCTGGACTATCCTTTCGGTTTTGAATTCGTCACCCCTGAGATGTTTAAGAAAAATATTGCACTGTCCGAACATCCGCTCGGGCCTGCTGGAACTCTTTTGTCAGTTCCTCCCCATATGGTGTGCAAAGCCATTGAGGAAGGTCACCCATACCCCGTAAAAGGCCTGATTGTGTTCGGGGCGAATACAATATCTGCAAATCCCGACAGCAAAAAAACGATGGAGGCCCTGAAGCAACTCGATTTTCACGTACACATTGATCATTTTCTTAATCCAACGGCACAATTGGCCGACATAGTTCTCCCAGCAGCAACTTTCTGGGAAGCAGGAAGTGTCGGCTATCCGTTGGCATTTGAGGGAAATAAATGGGTGCTGCAATGGCGCGAACCAGTGGCTGCACCGCGGGGAGAAAGTAAGGACGTTTTGTGGATTATTTTTGAATTAGCCAACCGGCTTGGATTTACTGATAATTTCTGGGGTGGAAGTATTGAGGCGGCTTTTGAGCATATGCTTCAGCCTACAGGAATTTCTCTAGATACCCTTAAAGAAAGAGAGGGGGGCGTGTTCATTCAGGGGCCTGTTGCCTATCAGAAGTATCGTGAAAAAGGGTTTAGTTCTATTACCGGACGCGTTGAGCTGTTTTCACAACCACTTAAAGACATAGGACAGGCTCCACTGCCGGAGTGGAAAGATCCTCATACAATTTTTGCTGATGCAGGCATTAGTATTGATAAGTATCCGTTCATGTTGATTACTGCAAAACTTCGTGAATTTTGCCAATCACAGCATAGAGCCTTGCCGTCACTCAGGAAAAAACACCCGCATCCGTTCTTAGAAATTAATTCAGACAAGGCTGAAGACTTAGGAATTGTGGCTGGAGACGTTGTTGTTTTAGAGACGATGCACGGGAAAATACGCCTCCAGGCACGACTGACCCAAAAACTTGCTCGAGATGTTGTCTGCACTCAACACGGATGGTGGCAGGCTTGTCCTGATCTTGGTTATTCCGGAGAGGATATATATTCTGCTGAAGGGGCGAATGTTAACCTGCTTTGCAGCACCCAATTTACAGATGAAGTGAGTGGTTCTGTGCACATGCGAGGACTTCCCTGTAATGTGAGAAAAAGGACAAATGATTTGTCACCAAATGTTGGCTGTTTTGTAAACGAGAAGGAGTGA
- a CDS encoding formyltransferase family protein, whose amino-acid sequence MRVVIIGQGWLAAEVLKKVNKLDDVQVIAISPEKRNDRFEKLANELDMMVIAALEELPECDVVLAAHCHRFVSKIIRSKATHGVLAYHPSLLPRHRGRDAIHWTLAMKDPIAGGTVYKMDDGADTGEIIIQDWCHVASNDTPQLLWRRALAPMGVHLLTSVVQKLAVTGQFEAKKQDEIFATWEPSLTRKTLSNIT is encoded by the coding sequence ATGCGAGTAGTCATCATAGGCCAAGGTTGGCTTGCTGCAGAAGTTCTAAAGAAGGTTAATAAGCTTGATGACGTGCAGGTCATCGCGATTTCACCTGAAAAGAGAAATGATCGTTTTGAGAAATTAGCAAATGAACTTGATATGATGGTAATCGCAGCACTGGAAGAACTACCAGAATGTGACGTGGTTTTAGCCGCACATTGTCACCGCTTTGTATCAAAGATCATACGGAGTAAAGCAACGCATGGTGTGCTTGCCTACCATCCGTCATTACTTCCTCGGCATCGAGGTAGAGATGCAATTCACTGGACACTGGCAATGAAAGATCCCATTGCAGGTGGAACAGTGTACAAGATGGATGATGGCGCAGATACAGGCGAGATCATAATTCAAGATTGGTGTCACGTAGCTTCGAATGATACTCCTCAACTTCTTTGGCGTAGAGCCTTAGCTCCAATGGGTGTTCACCTGTTAACGAGTGTTGTTCAAAAATTAGCTGTAACAGGTCAGTTTGAAGCGAAAAAGCAAGACGAAATTTTCGCTACATGGGAACCATCTCTAACAAGAAAAACGTTGAGCAATATAACATAA
- a CDS encoding GNAT family N-acetyltransferase, which produces MLRPYRVLSTGEKFRAELARIVSEKPERIVIDEFTSVVDRQIAKVGAHAFAKAWRRTSGKAVLLSCHYDIVEWLQPDWVFDTATGKLSRRCLQRPPIELEIRQTGWEWWEYFAPHHYLKLPHMIAATCYVGFVNGEPVAHLAVSTRSRNEARACRLVVMPEWQGAGVGLRFLNAVCDIWRRGENRYERPMPVLFHTSHPGLAAALRRQPKWCQVSAKLYGANKVRCAKSLAQSAERRGKKKTAMSGYGGHFRAVQGFRYMGDTPCE; this is translated from the coding sequence ATGCTTCGCCCATACAGGGTGCTTTCAACTGGTGAGAAGTTCAGGGCAGAGCTTGCACGAATTGTAAGTGAAAAGCCTGAGCGAATAGTTATTGATGAATTTACTTCCGTGGTAGACCGCCAGATTGCTAAAGTCGGGGCACATGCTTTTGCTAAGGCGTGGCGCAGGACATCAGGTAAGGCCGTGCTGCTTTCTTGCCACTATGACATTGTAGAGTGGTTACAACCTGACTGGGTGTTTGATACCGCTACAGGTAAACTTTCTCGGAGGTGCCTTCAACGACCACCAATTGAATTGGAAATCAGACAGACAGGCTGGGAATGGTGGGAGTACTTTGCGCCGCATCATTATTTAAAGCTTCCGCACATGATCGCTGCCACCTGTTATGTTGGATTCGTGAATGGGGAGCCAGTAGCACATTTGGCTGTAAGCACTCGTTCAAGAAACGAAGCAAGGGCGTGCCGATTGGTCGTTATGCCGGAATGGCAGGGCGCAGGTGTAGGGCTACGATTCCTAAATGCTGTCTGCGACATATGGCGTAGGGGGGAGAACAGGTATGAAAGACCGATGCCCGTACTCTTCCATACATCACATCCCGGGCTGGCTGCAGCACTCAGACGACAACCTAAATGGTGTCAGGTAAGTGCTAAACTTTATGGCGCTAACAAAGTGCGTTGCGCGAAGAGTTTGGCACAGAGTGCAGAAAGGCGCGGGAAAAAGAAAACAGCAATGTCGGGCTACGGTGGCCATTTCCGAGCGGTGCAAGGCTTTCGCTATATGGGGGATACCCCATGCGAGTAG
- a CDS encoding Com family DNA-binding transcriptional regulator: MRKEIRCGNCNRLLAKGTATILEIKCPRCGTYNHVSDKSTEQERRDRP; encoded by the coding sequence ATGAGAAAAGAAATCCGATGCGGTAACTGTAACCGCCTATTGGCTAAGGGCACAGCAACAATACTTGAAATTAAATGCCCTCGTTGTGGGACGTATAACCATGTGAGTGACAAGAGCACCGAACAGGAACGGCGTGACCGTCCGTAA
- a CDS encoding phage tail protein — MALILTKAGLAALVEAEESGTKLQATHMALGDGNGSVPEHTTSSPSLINEVWRGALQSITINEQGDSDAGKQVVFEAHVPINAGGWYIREAALYAGDVLLAIGTHPVMWKPAPEEPTKMEHVIKAPVAFGNAGAVSLIVDPTVVLASQEFVNKQLAEHNGSHDAHPYLKKLLNEHTHTWSVITGKPSVFPPAGHTHTPDQVGLGNLPNTKSDSVTSTSSNSLATSKAVKIAYDEGKQALDLAGQKAASNHNHNSVYATKTHTHTPAQVGLGNLPNSKSSSVSSTSENALSTSKATKTAYDRATQALNAANTKAASNHNHDSRYYTESEVRSRIADSKIHGGIELFSGSVNSSGRPIDEKTGQPDLRYGVCDGRTYASPDGRNVSTPNMRDRFAVGAGGKYSVGSKGGADKVSPTISTTASHHHVIAYETGNDLSGSTYHNFNSRNTGDYDDGTRHTGGSQAHENRPPYIGVFYIKYL, encoded by the coding sequence ATGGCACTCATTCTCACAAAAGCAGGGCTTGCCGCATTAGTTGAAGCTGAAGAAAGCGGCACAAAGCTACAGGCAACCCACATGGCCTTGGGCGATGGTAACGGCTCAGTGCCGGAACACACAACAAGCTCGCCTTCACTCATTAATGAAGTATGGCGTGGTGCATTGCAGTCTATCACTATTAATGAACAGGGTGATAGTGACGCAGGTAAGCAAGTTGTGTTTGAAGCACACGTGCCCATCAACGCGGGTGGCTGGTATATCCGAGAAGCCGCTTTGTACGCAGGAGATGTCCTGCTAGCGATCGGCACACATCCAGTTATGTGGAAACCTGCGCCAGAAGAACCGACCAAGATGGAACATGTAATTAAAGCTCCCGTGGCATTCGGTAATGCTGGTGCTGTTTCGTTGATTGTTGATCCGACGGTGGTGCTTGCGAGTCAAGAGTTCGTGAATAAGCAGCTTGCAGAGCATAATGGCTCACACGATGCCCATCCGTATCTAAAAAAATTGTTAAACGAGCATACCCATACGTGGAGTGTCATTACCGGCAAGCCTTCTGTTTTTCCACCAGCTGGACATACGCATACCCCTGATCAGGTAGGTTTAGGTAATTTACCCAATACCAAAAGTGACAGCGTAACTTCCACCAGTAGCAACAGCCTTGCCACAAGTAAGGCTGTGAAAATTGCTTATGATGAAGGCAAACAGGCTCTTGATCTTGCTGGGCAAAAAGCAGCATCTAACCACAACCATAATAGCGTGTATGCCACCAAAACGCATACACATACGCCTGCACAAGTGGGGCTTGGCAACCTGCCTAACTCTAAAAGTAGTAGTGTTTCATCAACTAGTGAAAATGCTCTGTCGACTAGCAAGGCCACTAAGACTGCATACGATAGAGCAACGCAGGCATTAAATGCCGCAAATACCAAAGCTGCATCGAATCACAATCACGATTCACGTTATTACACAGAAAGCGAAGTCAGATCGCGTATTGCAGACTCTAAAATTCATGGTGGTATTGAATTGTTTAGTGGTTCTGTAAACAGCTCTGGACGACCTATTGATGAAAAAACAGGACAGCCTGATTTGCGATACGGCGTGTGTGATGGTCGCACATATGCATCTCCAGATGGCAGAAATGTAAGCACGCCCAATATGAGAGACCGATTTGCCGTTGGTGCAGGCGGAAAATATTCTGTTGGAAGTAAAGGCGGTGCTGATAAAGTATCTCCGACTATAAGCACGACTGCGTCACATCATCACGTAATTGCGTATGAAACGGGTAATGATTTGTCGGGCTCTACTTATCACAACTTCAACAGCCGTAATACAGGTGATTATGACGATGGAACAAGGCATACGGGTGGCTCTCAGGCACATGAAAACCGTCCACCATATATAGGCGTGTTCTATATTAAATATTTGTAG
- a CDS encoding phage tail protein has protein sequence MKSIFWKYFKDALGWALIHSPGPISVVAKGVALVFDDIREDIFWLRDQLNPLTCEEQYIPTHGATRGILQHPLESTNQYRIRVVKAYAWHRQGGKAEGMPKILEHYGYEGCTFYNCRKDDEARWAEFKAQIPVPEHGLEANDYSLVTWAVQETKPARSKLAALQTHSAIQGAANASGTLLLCSVVTLEPEKPKEALLTVTISSGCGLHTITTTSLG, from the coding sequence GTGAAAAGTATCTTCTGGAAATATTTTAAAGATGCGCTTGGGTGGGCACTTATCCATTCACCGGGTCCTATTTCAGTCGTCGCGAAAGGGGTTGCGCTGGTTTTTGATGATATCCGAGAAGATATTTTCTGGCTTCGGGATCAACTCAACCCGCTGACTTGTGAGGAACAGTATATTCCAACACACGGCGCAACTCGTGGGATACTCCAGCATCCGTTGGAATCAACTAACCAGTATAGAATACGTGTCGTGAAGGCGTATGCGTGGCACCGCCAAGGCGGTAAGGCCGAGGGGATGCCAAAGATACTGGAGCACTACGGGTATGAGGGATGCACCTTCTACAATTGCCGGAAGGACGACGAGGCGAGATGGGCAGAGTTTAAAGCACAAATTCCTGTCCCGGAACACGGGCTTGAGGCTAATGACTATTCGCTGGTTACTTGGGCAGTTCAGGAAACAAAGCCAGCGCGTTCGAAGCTTGCTGCCTTGCAGACGCATTCAGCAATACAGGGCGCAGCAAATGCTTCAGGCACATTACTTCTTTGCTCTGTTGTTACCTTGGAGCCAGAAAAGCCGAAAGAAGCTCTTTTGACCGTGACTATTTCTTCAGGCTGTGGCCTGCATACAATAACAACAACGAGTCTTGGATAA
- a CDS encoding baseplate J/gp47 family protein, protein MPNPMPIPRLSKTLDDCRQMLFTRIEEVQEEYQAKGWLPRRLNLNKGVVRGLIELFAWGIYQLYQLLEATLRQGFAKHADASWLDLHADQVEQPRKQATKAKGNIEFGREGSQGNIVIPKGRILRTKPDGAGQVYRYVTMSDVVLSDGVSSVLVPVEAEEYGSASNLTAGQFLELVTPVSGISKITVKADWLTQEGADIEADHKLAPRIPLAWLGNNGVTKHAYERWAMPITGVVACRILDQHPRGQGTVDIIIKGTAGIPTDELLQAVRKAITGNYPVNDDWEVRAPQPVPVTLNAALQCHPGTQREEAKVKAEERVRALFTDPTKVVGITPLQIGEDLTKDRLVAAMMAVSGIKKITWNGTADFPVMQDGLAVLSSISLTATVASES, encoded by the coding sequence ATGCCAAACCCAATGCCAATACCACGTCTTTCTAAAACGCTTGATGACTGCCGCCAGATGCTCTTTACACGCATTGAAGAAGTGCAGGAAGAATATCAGGCCAAAGGCTGGCTCCCTCGCAGGCTGAATTTAAACAAGGGCGTGGTACGCGGTCTTATTGAGCTGTTTGCTTGGGGCATCTACCAGCTTTATCAGCTACTGGAAGCCACACTCCGGCAGGGTTTTGCGAAACATGCCGACGCATCGTGGCTTGACCTTCATGCGGATCAGGTGGAGCAGCCACGTAAGCAGGCAACTAAAGCGAAAGGCAATATAGAATTCGGTCGGGAAGGTAGCCAAGGCAATATCGTTATCCCGAAAGGCCGTATTCTGCGGACAAAACCGGACGGAGCAGGGCAGGTATATCGCTATGTGACCATGAGCGATGTGGTTCTGTCAGATGGAGTAAGTAGCGTGCTGGTTCCGGTCGAAGCCGAAGAGTATGGGAGTGCAAGCAATTTAACAGCAGGACAGTTCCTTGAGCTTGTGACGCCTGTCTCTGGCATTAGTAAAATCACGGTAAAGGCAGATTGGCTTACGCAGGAAGGCGCGGATATTGAAGCTGATCATAAGCTTGCACCGCGTATTCCTCTTGCATGGCTTGGTAATAATGGCGTTACCAAACACGCTTATGAACGTTGGGCAATGCCCATTACTGGTGTGGTTGCCTGCCGTATTCTTGATCAGCACCCACGGGGGCAAGGTACGGTCGATATTATCATTAAAGGCACTGCCGGAATACCTACGGATGAGCTGCTTCAGGCAGTGCGTAAAGCCATCACTGGAAACTATCCTGTAAACGACGACTGGGAAGTACGTGCTCCACAACCCGTGCCCGTTACATTGAATGCAGCGCTTCAGTGTCATCCCGGTACACAGCGGGAAGAGGCAAAAGTCAAAGCTGAGGAACGTGTCCGGGCATTGTTTACAGACCCGACTAAGGTCGTTGGGATCACTCCGCTACAGATTGGGGAAGACCTCACAAAAGACAGGCTAGTTGCCGCTATGATGGCAGTATCCGGTATTAAAAAAATTACTTGGAATGGAACGGCAGATTTTCCCGTCATGCAAGACGGACTTGCTGTATTATCCAGCATATCCCTAACGGCAACAGTCGCGTCGGAAAGCTAG
- a CDS encoding baseplate assembly protein, translated as MSIAIFAQDIALDDTLQAKVAADGTLVLTDGVDTGIQDIWLALRTYLGTLFYHKDFGSLVPDWIKEESNPSSRLAFALEVQRTIRTDPRVVVGSERCKVIAWDKMGITAEAAWRFIDVDHEYNLTFAVNETGKMKQVLADAKPNANTTSF; from the coding sequence ATGAGTATAGCCATCTTCGCCCAAGACATAGCCTTAGACGATACCTTGCAGGCCAAGGTGGCAGCCGATGGCACGCTAGTTCTGACTGACGGTGTGGACACCGGAATTCAAGACATCTGGCTTGCGCTACGTACGTACCTTGGCACCCTGTTTTATCACAAAGACTTCGGCTCACTTGTGCCGGACTGGATAAAAGAAGAGTCGAATCCTTCTAGCAGGTTAGCGTTTGCATTGGAAGTGCAACGCACCATTCGCACAGACCCTCGTGTGGTTGTTGGCTCGGAACGTTGCAAGGTGATTGCTTGGGATAAGATGGGCATTACCGCAGAGGCTGCATGGCGGTTTATTGATGTAGACCACGAATACAATCTTACATTTGCTGTAAATGAAACTGGAAAAATGAAGCAGGTACTTGCCGATGCCAAACCCAATGCCAATACCACGTCTTTCTAA
- a CDS encoding baseplate assembly protein — protein sequence MTIELYKLIKRVVELAMPNLRAYYRITRKAKVTQTYASDGRYWADVLPLRNDETDDFLEPVVSKVEIPILWGGKDRGVVCPPMVGTLCDLSYYDGDPNYPRISNFRWQKNGAPACEVGAFIIQADPSTYIKIDAEKNLIEVTPANASTKIGGSKDETIGGAWTIKAPKIIQEGNVQATGAGGGIGTTTVKAHTEQEGSLTVLGHVQCSSLSVAGDADVAGNCYAGTRSGGAC from the coding sequence ATGACTATAGAACTTTACAAGTTAATCAAACGAGTCGTTGAACTCGCAATGCCTAATTTACGTGCTTACTATCGTATCACACGGAAAGCTAAAGTCACGCAGACATACGCTAGCGATGGCCGCTACTGGGCAGATGTTCTGCCATTACGAAATGATGAGACAGATGATTTTCTTGAGCCTGTTGTGTCGAAAGTAGAAATCCCCATTCTATGGGGTGGCAAAGATCGCGGCGTTGTGTGCCCGCCAATGGTGGGGACGCTGTGCGACTTGAGCTACTACGATGGAGACCCGAATTATCCACGTATTAGCAATTTCCGTTGGCAGAAAAACGGTGCACCAGCCTGCGAGGTGGGAGCATTCATTATTCAGGCTGACCCTTCAACGTATATTAAAATTGATGCTGAGAAAAATTTGATTGAAGTAACACCCGCCAACGCCAGCACAAAGATCGGTGGCAGTAAAGATGAAACTATCGGCGGTGCTTGGACGATTAAAGCCCCAAAAATAATTCAAGAGGGCAACGTACAGGCAACAGGCGCGGGTGGTGGAATAGGTACCACAACAGTCAAAGCCCATACAGAGCAGGAAGGCAGCCTAACCGTTTTAGGGCATGTGCAGTGTTCTTCTCTCAGCGTAGCAGGTGACGCAGATGTTGCGGGCAACTGTTATGCCGGAACTCGGAGTGGTGGGGCGTGTTGA